The Candidatus Sulfotelmatobacter sp. genome includes a region encoding these proteins:
- a CDS encoding FkbM family methyltransferase has protein sequence MLRRMVRGARLAFHRGPAGRWIERQRQLRATRAWTSDDEAMRAFYAGFVRAGDLVFDVGANVGSRTKVFLRLEARVVAVEPQPACADLLARAFAREPRVTIVREALGREPGAAEMRLSDASTISSMSEGWIAAVRGSGRFTQYHWDRSVTVPVTTLDRLIQRVGRPRFIKIDVEGFEREVLEGLSASVPALSFEFTPEWLESTFACVAHLESLGMRQFNYSLGESMRLERADWLAGSELRACLLALRGDTRVFGDVYARAQTASGAGGRA, from the coding sequence TTGCTTCGCCGGATGGTGCGCGGCGCGAGGCTCGCATTTCACCGCGGCCCGGCCGGCCGCTGGATCGAACGTCAGCGACAGCTTCGCGCGACCCGAGCGTGGACCTCGGACGACGAGGCGATGCGCGCCTTCTACGCCGGCTTCGTGCGCGCCGGGGACCTGGTGTTCGACGTCGGCGCCAACGTCGGCAGCCGAACCAAGGTCTTCCTGCGGCTGGAGGCGCGGGTGGTCGCCGTCGAGCCGCAGCCGGCGTGCGCCGATCTGCTGGCGCGGGCGTTCGCGCGGGAGCCACGCGTCACCATCGTACGCGAGGCGCTCGGGCGCGAGCCCGGCGCGGCCGAAATGAGATTGAGCGACGCGAGCACCATCTCCTCAATGTCGGAAGGCTGGATCGCCGCGGTCAGGGGCAGCGGGCGGTTCACGCAATACCACTGGGACCGCAGCGTCACGGTCCCGGTCACCACGCTCGATCGGCTGATCCAGCGCGTCGGCCGTCCACGGTTCATCAAGATCGACGTCGAAGGCTTCGAGCGTGAGGTGCTCGAAGGGCTGTCCGCGTCCGTCCCCGCGCTCTCGTTCGAGTTCACGCCGGAATGGCTCGAATCGACCTTCGCCTGCGTCGCGCACCTCGAATCGCTGGGCATGCGGCAGTTCAATTACTCGCTGGGCGAGAGCATGCGGCTCGAGCGCGCCGACTGGCTGGCCGGCTCCGAGTTGCGCGCGTGCCTGCTCGCGCTGCGCGGCGACACCCGGGTGTTCGGCGACGTCTACGCCCGCGCTCAGACTGCTTCGGGCGCCGGCGGACGGGCTTGA
- the asnB gene encoding asparagine synthase (glutamine-hydrolyzing) codes for MVYSLAVCGIAGVLGLTDRPPDPAWGPLLLDALRHRGPDGHALFAEGRVLLAHTRLAIIDLGSGGDQPMRSADDRHVIVQNGEIYNYRDLAEKLTARGVTLRSRSDTEVLLERLARDGPRAFDDLRGMWAFALWDRERETLLLARDRLGKKPLLIARTPEFVAFASEATALLRLPFVRARLDRASLPSWLRFLYVPTPDTLIEGVKRLPPASWVELSAARPDAEPVRYWSPPAPDPAQRADREWFEAFDRELIESARLRTVSDVPIGVFLSGGLDSNVVLEALRRGGQSPIRTYTLGFAGESDERPLARLGAARWSDQHTELELKPDLAGEIDGVLAHFGDPLGDSAVVTTALLAREARQHVKVIVNGDGGDELFGGYPRYRFACRADRARDWPGALPLLRRAYGARPTAGESLASLARHDAGGAARALGSVCSSGELARLLVPGACPERAPAAPPWPGASGPGLLDATFAWDGGVYLPDDLLVKIDVASMAHGLENRSPLLDHRLFEHVARLVPARRAEPWRTKPLLRHYAANRLPAPLLHAPKRGFQLPLERWLRGPLSGWLESLAGNPQATAPLLHPGVVRDELAAFRERRGGDTVPYRLWALAVLEWWARHFSVELGS; via the coding sequence ATGGTATATTCGCTCGCCGTGTGCGGCATCGCCGGTGTTCTCGGACTGACGGACCGTCCGCCCGATCCGGCGTGGGGACCGCTGCTGCTCGATGCGCTTCGCCATCGCGGCCCGGATGGCCACGCCCTGTTCGCCGAAGGCCGCGTGCTGCTGGCTCACACCCGGCTGGCGATCATCGATCTGGGGAGCGGCGGCGACCAGCCGATGCGCTCGGCCGACGATCGCCACGTCATCGTGCAGAACGGCGAGATCTACAACTACCGCGACCTGGCGGAGAAGCTGACCGCGCGGGGCGTCACGCTGCGCAGCCGCTCCGACACCGAGGTGTTGCTCGAACGTCTGGCGCGCGACGGACCCCGGGCGTTCGACGATCTGCGCGGCATGTGGGCGTTCGCGCTCTGGGACCGCGAGCGCGAAACCCTGTTGCTGGCGCGCGACCGGCTCGGCAAGAAGCCGTTGCTGATCGCGCGCACTCCCGAATTCGTGGCGTTCGCGAGCGAGGCCACCGCGTTGCTGCGGCTGCCGTTCGTGCGCGCGCGCCTCGATCGCGCCTCGCTGCCGAGCTGGCTGCGTTTCCTGTACGTGCCCACGCCCGACACGCTGATCGAGGGCGTGAAGCGGCTGCCCCCGGCGAGCTGGGTCGAGCTGAGCGCGGCTCGACCCGACGCCGAGCCGGTGCGGTACTGGTCGCCGCCCGCACCCGACCCGGCGCAGCGGGCGGACCGGGAATGGTTCGAGGCGTTCGATCGCGAGCTGATCGAGTCCGCGCGCCTGCGCACCGTGAGCGACGTCCCGATCGGCGTGTTCCTGAGCGGCGGCCTCGACTCGAACGTGGTGCTCGAGGCGCTGCGCCGCGGAGGTCAGTCGCCGATCCGCACCTATACGCTGGGGTTCGCCGGGGAGTCCGACGAGCGGCCGCTGGCTCGGTTGGGCGCGGCGCGCTGGTCGGATCAGCACACCGAGCTCGAGCTGAAGCCCGACCTGGCGGGCGAGATCGACGGCGTTCTCGCGCACTTCGGCGATCCGCTCGGCGACAGCGCGGTGGTGACCACGGCGCTGCTCGCTCGCGAGGCGCGCCAGCACGTCAAGGTGATCGTGAACGGCGATGGCGGCGACGAGCTGTTCGGCGGCTATCCGCGCTACCGCTTCGCCTGCCGCGCGGATCGGGCCCGCGACTGGCCGGGCGCGCTGCCGCTGCTGCGCCGTGCCTATGGGGCTCGCCCGACCGCCGGGGAATCGCTGGCCTCGCTGGCGAGACACGATGCCGGCGGCGCGGCGCGCGCGCTGGGCTCGGTGTGTTCGAGCGGCGAGCTCGCGCGGCTGCTCGTCCCGGGGGCCTGCCCGGAGCGCGCTCCGGCCGCGCCCCCCTGGCCGGGGGCATCGGGACCGGGCCTGCTGGACGCGACGTTCGCGTGGGACGGCGGCGTCTACCTGCCCGACGATCTGCTGGTCAAGATCGACGTCGCCTCGATGGCGCACGGCCTCGAGAACCGCTCGCCGCTGCTCGATCACCGGCTCTTCGAGCACGTCGCCCGGCTCGTGCCGGCGCGGCGCGCCGAGCCCTGGCGCACCAAGCCGCTGCTGCGTCACTACGCGGCGAACCGGTTGCCGGCGCCCCTCCTGCATGCGCCCAAGCGCGGCTTCCAGTTGCCGCTCGAGCGCTGGCTCCGCGGTCCGCTTTCCGGGTGGCTCGAGTCGCTGGCCGGAAATCCACAGGCCACCGCGCCGTTGTTACATCCCGGCGTGGTTCGCGACGAGCTCGCCGCGTTTCGCGAACGCCGGGGTGGCGATACCGTGCCCTACCGGCTGTGGGCGCTGGCGGTGCTCGAGTGGTGGGCGCGCCACTTCTCGGTGGAGCTGGGCTCGTGA
- a CDS encoding GDP-L-fucose synthase: MRVGTDARIVVTGGTGFLGRHLMHALDQHGYRDTIGLGSEDYDLTHESEVMRMLETLRPDGVIHLAAVVGGIGANRAHPGSFFYKNLMLGTLLMEHARRVGVKRMLSVGTICSYPKHTPVPFREATLWDGYPEETNAPYGLAKKMLLVQSAAYRQEFGFDASNLLPVNLYGPGDNFDPESSHVIPALIRKCLEAIDAGADRVEVWGTGKATREFLYVEDAAEGVVRAFERLAGSEPINLGAGLEISIRDLATLIAKQCGFKGEIVWDATKPDGQPRRCLDTARARELLGWEATTPFEEGLRRTIAWYRATREAKTSVGSGHH, encoded by the coding sequence ATGCGGGTGGGAACCGACGCGCGCATCGTGGTCACCGGCGGCACCGGTTTTCTCGGACGCCACCTGATGCACGCGCTCGATCAGCACGGTTATCGCGACACGATCGGGCTCGGCTCCGAAGACTACGACCTCACTCACGAGAGCGAGGTCATGCGCATGCTCGAGACGCTGCGACCCGACGGCGTCATTCACCTCGCCGCGGTGGTCGGTGGGATCGGCGCCAATCGCGCACATCCCGGGAGCTTCTTCTACAAGAATCTCATGCTCGGCACCTTGCTGATGGAGCACGCGCGCCGCGTGGGCGTGAAGCGCATGCTGAGCGTCGGTACGATCTGCTCGTATCCCAAACACACGCCGGTCCCGTTTCGCGAGGCGACGTTGTGGGACGGATATCCGGAAGAGACCAACGCGCCGTACGGCCTGGCCAAGAAGATGCTGCTGGTGCAGTCGGCCGCCTACCGGCAGGAGTTCGGATTCGACGCGTCGAACCTGCTACCGGTGAATCTCTACGGCCCGGGTGACAATTTCGATCCCGAGAGCTCGCACGTCATTCCGGCGCTGATTCGCAAGTGCCTCGAAGCCATCGACGCGGGAGCGGATCGAGTCGAGGTGTGGGGCACCGGCAAGGCGACGCGGGAATTCCTCTACGTCGAAGACGCCGCGGAGGGTGTGGTGCGGGCCTTCGAGCGTCTGGCGGGCAGCGAACCCATCAACCTGGGCGCCGGCCTCGAGATCTCGATTCGCGATCTCGCCACGCTGATCGCGAAGCAGTGCGGATTCAAGGGCGAGATCGTTTGGGACGCGACCAAACCCGACGGCCAGCCGCGGCGCTGCCTCGACACCGCGCGGGCCCGCGAACTGCTCGGCTGGGAGGCGACCACGCCGTTCGAGGAAGGCCTGCGCCGCACCATCGCCTGGTATCGCGCCACGCGCGAGGCGAAGACCTCGGTGGGCTCCGGCCATCACTGA
- a CDS encoding glycosyltransferase family A protein, whose translation MISPADAGGAAAPQTRPLVSVLLACRDGERHLSAALESLARQTWSPIEWLLVDDGSRDGTRSMLEKFARSRDSAQVLATPGLGLAGALAAAAAEARGEFLARHDADDLSAPERIERQA comes from the coding sequence GTGATCTCCCCGGCGGACGCCGGAGGCGCGGCGGCTCCGCAGACCCGCCCGCTGGTCTCGGTGCTGCTCGCCTGCCGGGACGGCGAGCGCCACCTGAGCGCGGCGCTCGAGAGCCTCGCGCGCCAGACCTGGTCGCCGATCGAGTGGTTGCTGGTGGACGACGGCTCGCGCGATGGCACGCGCTCGATGCTCGAGAAGTTCGCGCGCTCGAGGGATTCGGCGCAGGTGCTCGCGACGCCCGGTCTCGGGCTGGCCGGAGCGCTGGCCGCCGCCGCGGCCGAGGCGCGCGGCGAATTCCTCGCCCGCCACGACGCCGACGACCTCTCGGCGCCCGAGCGGATCGAGCGGCAGGCG
- a CDS encoding FkbM family methyltransferase, translating to METLLRRGLRRIRRAFWLTPAERGHRRWQADRGDLGHRFDYSLPAGAVVVDAGGFDGRWAERALAAFDCSVHVFEPVPLFARAIEARLAGRRATVHAFGLAGRTRETEFVVAGDGSSALRRGGGPIRVTLRAAAEVFAELHLTRVDLMKINIEGGEYELLEHMIETGLVSRVHYFQIQFHDFVPHAVRRMRAIHDRLRATHQLEWQYEFVWESWRRRAAAGDGTAIDAHGLR from the coding sequence ATGGAGACCCTGCTGCGGCGCGGCTTGCGCCGCATCCGCCGCGCGTTCTGGCTCACCCCCGCCGAGCGCGGCCATCGCCGCTGGCAGGCTGACCGCGGCGATCTCGGCCATCGATTCGACTACTCGCTGCCGGCCGGAGCCGTGGTGGTGGACGCCGGCGGATTCGACGGTCGCTGGGCCGAGCGCGCGCTCGCAGCCTTCGACTGTTCCGTCCACGTGTTCGAACCCGTGCCGCTCTTCGCGCGGGCCATCGAAGCGCGGCTGGCGGGCCGGCGGGCCACCGTTCACGCCTTCGGTCTCGCCGGTCGGACGCGCGAGACGGAGTTCGTCGTGGCCGGCGATGGATCGTCGGCGCTACGCCGCGGTGGCGGGCCGATTCGGGTGACGCTGCGCGCGGCGGCGGAGGTGTTCGCCGAGCTCCATCTCACGCGTGTGGATCTCATGAAGATCAACATTGAGGGCGGCGAGTACGAGCTGCTCGAGCACATGATCGAGACCGGCCTCGTGTCGCGCGTCCACTACTTTCAGATCCAGTTTCATGATTTCGTGCCGCACGCCGTGCGCCGGATGCGGGCGATTCACGATCGATTGCGCGCCACGCACCAGCTCGAATGGCAGTACGAGTTCGTATGGGAGAGCTGGCGCCGGCGTGCGGCCGCCGGCGACGGGACCGCAATCGACGCCCACGGGCTTCGCTGA
- a CDS encoding S8 family serine peptidase: MIRHPAGWILLLALLPAAAAAQSRPNIGPALDRVIRATPDAVLPVWVYFTDRGGDERDPLAFAHARAALTPRSLDRRRRRGLVTDVLTSDLPVHGAYVRALIQRGAKLRGTSRWLNAASVEVPARLALELSTWPFVARVEKVPVGYPPAPILEPTPQPSLAPPSSEISPSSAHPASVQLSPGDTAFYGPCFKQLSMMQVPQLHALGLSGAGVLVCMLDSGFRTTHQAYAGLHVLVTHDFVDGDSIVDDQAGQDEPGANVHGTATLGCLGGNLPGVYVGGAFGASFVLAKTERISTETPSEMDYWQFGAEWADSLGADVISSSLGYNQFDSPYPSYTYADMNGRTTVVTLAAVEATRRGITVVNAAGNEGANSWFYIIAPGDADSIVTSGAVDSFNVVANFSSRGPTSDGRTKPDVTALGVSDYLISTSSSSSYWHASGTSFSTPLTAGLVALLLESHPTWTPVNVRDALRATALNHSSPDNTIGWGLVQGLAANAWSPPAAVGPPPARVSGLNLSVGPNPLRFGASGRIRFSAPAGDRISLDLLDLAGRARSRLYSGPASGEQSVEWRGEDGDGVKLPAGIYWLRLASDGGGERRVTSARVVVLP; encoded by the coding sequence ATGATCCGGCATCCCGCAGGGTGGATCCTGCTCCTGGCCCTGCTTCCCGCCGCGGCCGCCGCGCAATCTCGTCCCAACATCGGCCCCGCGCTCGATCGCGTGATCCGTGCGACGCCCGACGCCGTCCTTCCGGTCTGGGTCTATTTCACCGATCGCGGCGGCGATGAGCGCGACCCGCTGGCGTTCGCGCACGCGCGCGCCGCGCTGACACCGCGCTCGCTCGACCGGCGCCGTCGCCGCGGTCTGGTGACCGACGTGCTGACCTCGGATCTGCCGGTTCACGGCGCCTACGTCCGCGCGCTCATTCAGCGCGGCGCGAAGCTGCGTGGCACCAGCCGCTGGCTCAACGCCGCCAGCGTCGAGGTGCCGGCGCGGCTCGCCCTCGAGCTCTCGACCTGGCCGTTCGTCGCCCGCGTGGAGAAGGTGCCGGTCGGGTATCCGCCGGCGCCGATTCTCGAACCAACGCCGCAGCCGTCGTTGGCGCCGCCGTCGAGCGAGATTTCGCCGTCGAGCGCACATCCGGCGTCCGTGCAGCTGTCGCCGGGCGACACCGCGTTCTATGGCCCGTGCTTCAAGCAGCTCTCGATGATGCAGGTGCCGCAGCTCCACGCTCTCGGACTCTCGGGCGCGGGCGTGCTCGTGTGCATGCTCGATTCGGGATTTCGCACCACCCATCAGGCGTACGCCGGCCTCCATGTCCTGGTGACCCACGACTTCGTGGACGGCGATTCGATCGTGGACGACCAGGCCGGGCAGGACGAGCCGGGCGCCAACGTCCATGGGACGGCCACGCTCGGCTGCCTGGGCGGAAATCTCCCGGGTGTCTATGTGGGTGGCGCGTTCGGCGCCAGCTTCGTGCTGGCCAAGACCGAGCGCATCTCGACCGAGACGCCCTCCGAGATGGACTACTGGCAATTCGGGGCGGAGTGGGCCGACAGCCTGGGCGCCGACGTGATTTCCTCGAGTCTCGGCTACAACCAGTTCGACTCGCCGTATCCGTCGTACACCTACGCCGACATGAACGGGCGCACCACCGTGGTGACGCTGGCGGCGGTCGAAGCCACGCGGCGCGGAATCACGGTGGTGAACGCCGCGGGGAACGAGGGGGCGAACTCCTGGTTCTACATCATCGCGCCGGGTGACGCCGATTCGATCGTCACCTCGGGCGCGGTGGATTCGTTCAACGTGGTCGCGAATTTCTCGTCGCGTGGACCCACGTCCGACGGGCGCACCAAGCCCGACGTCACCGCGCTGGGAGTCTCGGACTACCTGATCTCGACCAGCTCGAGCTCCTCGTACTGGCACGCCAGCGGCACTTCGTTCTCGACGCCGCTGACGGCGGGACTGGTGGCGCTGCTGCTCGAGTCTCATCCGACCTGGACGCCGGTCAACGTGCGTGACGCGCTGCGCGCCACCGCGCTCAATCACTCGAGTCCCGACAACACCATCGGCTGGGGCCTGGTTCAGGGGCTCGCCGCCAACGCCTGGTCGCCACCGGCCGCGGTCGGGCCGCCCCCGGCACGCGTGAGCGGCCTCAACCTCAGCGTCGGGCCGAATCCGTTGCGCTTTGGGGCGTCCGGGCGGATCCGTTTTTCGGCGCCAGCCGGTGACAGGATTTCGCTCGACCTCTTGGACCTCGCGGGGCGCGCGCGTTCGCGGCTCTATTCCGGTCCGGCCTCGGGCGAGCAGAGCGTCGAGTGGCGCGGCGAAGATGGCGACGGGGTGAAGCTGCCTGCCGGCATCTACTGGCTGCGGCTTGCGAGCGACGGCGGAGGAGAGCGGCGCGTCACCTCGGCGCGCGTGGTCGTGTTGCCGTAG
- a CDS encoding glycosyltransferase, translating to MATRPRQPDEQAPRFSVIVPSIGREAGLSLLLDSLDAQSLPRDQFEILVAMTSGAMSEAIGARLESSGATAVLLAEARGPGSARNQAARRARGEILAFTEDDCVVDRDWLAHAARRFDEEPGLDALDGWTEKPGHRPVRRRPTSDPLYLPTNLFVKRAVFARAGGYGECFFEAHGGIYFREDSDFGFALEESGARVARDKTVIVLHPDEHTRFMDPLRWARRYVMDPLLERRHPRLFRERIEVMHLGPLRIRRPFVRACALYVAGLGLTVVGMASHRPAVTIAGVLATAAGLLVVWAKWSFDLRRLPVVPIVPFVLLGSLAQGQRRAARIVAGAAKR from the coding sequence GTGGCGACCCGGCCGCGCCAGCCCGACGAGCAGGCGCCGCGATTCTCGGTGATCGTGCCCTCGATCGGGCGAGAAGCCGGTCTGAGTCTGCTGCTCGATTCGCTGGACGCGCAGAGCCTCCCCCGCGACCAGTTCGAGATCCTGGTGGCGATGACTTCGGGCGCGATGTCCGAGGCGATCGGGGCGCGACTCGAGTCGTCGGGCGCGACCGCGGTCCTGCTGGCCGAGGCGAGGGGGCCGGGCTCGGCCCGCAATCAGGCGGCGCGGCGAGCGCGCGGCGAGATCCTGGCATTCACTGAAGACGACTGCGTGGTGGATCGCGACTGGCTGGCGCACGCCGCGCGCCGTTTCGATGAGGAGCCCGGGCTCGATGCGCTCGACGGCTGGACCGAGAAGCCCGGTCATCGCCCGGTGCGGCGCCGGCCGACGAGCGACCCCCTGTATCTCCCGACGAACCTGTTCGTGAAGCGCGCGGTGTTCGCGCGGGCCGGCGGCTATGGCGAGTGCTTCTTCGAAGCGCACGGGGGCATCTACTTTCGCGAAGACTCGGACTTCGGCTTCGCGCTTGAAGAATCGGGCGCGCGCGTGGCGCGCGACAAGACCGTGATCGTGCTTCATCCCGACGAGCACACGCGTTTCATGGACCCGCTTCGCTGGGCGCGCCGATATGTGATGGACCCGTTGCTCGAGCGCCGGCACCCGCGGCTGTTTCGAGAGCGCATCGAAGTGATGCATCTCGGCCCGCTGCGGATTCGCCGCCCGTTCGTGCGCGCCTGCGCGCTGTACGTGGCGGGGCTCGGGTTGACGGTCGTCGGCATGGCGTCTCACCGGCCGGCGGTGACGATCGCGGGCGTCCTCGCGACCGCGGCCGGGCTGCTCGTGGTCTGGGCGAAGTGGAGCTTCGATCTTCGCCGCCTGCCGGTGGTGCCGATCGTGCCGTTCGTGCTGCTCGGTTCGCTCGCGCAGGGTCAGCGACGAGCGGCGAGGATCGTGGCAGGGGCGGCGAAGCGCTAG
- a CDS encoding undecaprenyl-phosphate glucose phosphotransferase has protein sequence MLSRHSQLFVTALFLLDGVLIAAAWLASYWLRFVALGIPAPLGVPPLSLYLWFGAVMVPLALLVLRSLRIYRSSRTARLGEELFALLKGTIAVVAMAGLASFFTHGELSRGLVAIFGVLMALLLLSSRVVIRIILRAMRRAGRNLRHVLIVGTGEPAQAFARKVLGHPDYGLAVAGLVAPQPPGAGALLMGLPVVGSIGELRSLVETRGIDLVYLALARSEWREEEAALDQLSDSTAAVRLVPDLARAFTLNAAVEDFDGMPVVRVTETPDQGWNGVLKRGFDIVCSALGLVLLSPLMLAVAIWVKLDSPGPVFYGQERVGFNGRRFRMWKFRTMRMDAESSGPGWTRPGDPRRTGAGETLRKLSFDELPQLWNVLIGEMSLVGPRPERPMYVEQFRTAIPRYMLRHHVKAGITGWAQVNGLRGDTPLDQRIEYDLYYIRHWSLGFDVAILLRTLGRVFRDASAH, from the coding sequence ATGCTGTCTCGCCACTCCCAGCTGTTCGTCACCGCGCTCTTCCTGCTCGACGGGGTGCTGATCGCGGCGGCGTGGCTGGCCTCGTACTGGCTGCGGTTCGTGGCCCTCGGCATCCCGGCGCCGCTCGGCGTGCCGCCGCTCTCGCTCTACCTGTGGTTTGGCGCGGTGATGGTGCCGCTCGCGCTGCTGGTGCTGCGCTCGCTGCGCATCTACCGCTCGTCGCGCACTGCGCGCCTCGGCGAGGAGCTGTTCGCGCTGCTGAAGGGCACGATCGCGGTGGTGGCGATGGCGGGCCTCGCCTCGTTCTTCACCCACGGCGAGCTGTCGCGCGGGCTGGTGGCGATCTTCGGCGTGTTGATGGCGCTGCTGCTGCTGAGCAGTCGCGTGGTGATTCGCATCATCCTGCGCGCGATGCGGCGCGCCGGGCGCAACCTGCGCCACGTGCTGATCGTCGGCACCGGCGAGCCGGCGCAGGCGTTCGCGCGAAAAGTGCTCGGCCACCCCGACTACGGTCTGGCGGTGGCCGGTCTGGTGGCGCCGCAGCCACCGGGCGCGGGGGCGTTGCTGATGGGCCTGCCGGTGGTCGGCTCGATCGGCGAACTGCGCTCGCTGGTCGAGACGCGCGGCATCGATCTCGTCTACCTGGCGCTGGCGCGATCGGAGTGGCGCGAGGAAGAGGCGGCGCTCGACCAGCTCAGCGATTCCACCGCCGCGGTGCGGTTGGTGCCGGATCTCGCGCGAGCGTTCACGCTCAACGCGGCGGTCGAGGACTTCGACGGCATGCCGGTGGTGCGGGTGACCGAAACGCCCGATCAGGGCTGGAACGGCGTCCTGAAGCGCGGGTTCGACATCGTCTGCTCGGCGCTCGGACTGGTGCTCCTGTCGCCGCTGATGCTGGCGGTGGCGATCTGGGTGAAGCTCGACTCGCCGGGGCCGGTGTTCTACGGGCAGGAACGCGTCGGCTTCAACGGCCGGCGCTTCCGCATGTGGAAGTTCCGCACCATGCGAATGGACGCCGAATCCTCGGGGCCGGGCTGGACGCGGCCCGGTGATCCGCGCCGCACCGGCGCGGGGGAAACTCTGCGGAAGCTCTCGTTCGACGAGCTGCCGCAGCTCTGGAACGTACTAATCGGGGAGATGAGCCTGGTCGGTCCCCGTCCCGAGCGCCCGATGTACGTGGAGCAGTTCCGTACCGCGATTCCGCGCTACATGCTGCGCCATCACGTCAAGGCCGGCATCACCGGCTGGGCGCAGGTGAACGGCCTGCGCGGCGACACGCCGCTCGACCAGCGGATCGAATACGATCTCTATTACATCCGCCACTGGTCGCTGGGCTTCGACGTGGCGATTCTGCTGCGCACGCTTGGGCGCGTGTTCCGCGACGCCAGCGCGCACTGA
- a CDS encoding glycosyltransferase yields the protein MRIFLALASSPNPTFASNLWKWNLYDPLVDLGHDVVLWDGGIQPLFDVDPRSPECAPRRQRFGDAFLGAVEAANAAGRLDLVLTYLSDSHLEPAVIDGVRGKIAPILNFFCNNVHQFHLVERTSRHYDFCLVPEHAALAKYRRAGARPLFWPMAANPTYYHPIETPMVYDCSFAGQRYADRGSLVLTLLEAGVATDAFGQSWRPGAPEAGGEAPQGGNALQRSLALLARGRSPLRAARDTLDWRRLQQRHASHLHGPVSDDEYVRLYSSSRISLGFTIVGDTHRGLFPQRQVRLREFEATMAGAFYMTGWMDEMAMHYEVGREIVCYHSPAELVEQARWYLVHDAERERVRRAGHQRAMRDHTWQRRYLTLFAELASRRVIRGD from the coding sequence ATGCGCATCTTCCTCGCACTCGCGAGCAGCCCCAATCCGACCTTCGCCTCGAATCTCTGGAAGTGGAATCTCTACGACCCGCTGGTGGATCTGGGCCACGACGTCGTGCTGTGGGACGGCGGCATTCAGCCGCTGTTCGACGTCGATCCTCGCAGCCCCGAGTGCGCGCCGCGGCGCCAGCGCTTCGGCGACGCGTTTCTCGGCGCGGTCGAAGCCGCGAATGCCGCCGGCAGGCTCGACCTGGTGCTCACCTACCTGAGCGACAGCCATCTCGAGCCGGCGGTGATCGACGGCGTTCGCGGAAAGATCGCGCCGATCCTCAACTTCTTCTGCAACAACGTGCACCAGTTCCACCTGGTGGAACGCACCTCGCGTCACTACGACTTCTGCCTGGTGCCCGAGCACGCGGCGCTCGCCAAGTACCGGCGCGCCGGCGCCCGGCCGCTGTTCTGGCCGATGGCCGCCAATCCCACCTACTACCATCCGATCGAGACGCCGATGGTCTACGACTGCTCGTTCGCCGGCCAGCGATATGCCGATCGCGGCAGCCTGGTCCTGACGCTGCTCGAAGCCGGTGTCGCCACCGATGCGTTCGGTCAGAGCTGGCGCCCGGGAGCGCCCGAAGCGGGCGGCGAAGCGCCGCAGGGCGGCAACGCGCTGCAGCGCTCGCTGGCGTTGCTCGCGCGGGGCCGAAGCCCGCTGCGCGCGGCTCGCGATACCCTCGACTGGCGGCGGCTGCAGCAACGGCATGCGAGCCATCTGCACGGGCCGGTGTCCGACGACGAGTACGTGCGGCTCTACAGCTCGAGCCGCATCAGTCTGGGGTTCACGATCGTCGGCGACACCCACCGCGGGCTCTTCCCGCAGCGACAGGTCCGCCTGCGCGAGTTCGAGGCGACCATGGCGGGCGCGTTCTACATGACCGGCTGGATGGACGAGATGGCGATGCACTACGAGGTGGGGCGCGAGATCGTCTGCTATCACTCGCCGGCCGAGCTGGTCGAGCAGGCGCGCTGGTATCTCGTCCACGACGCCGAGCGGGAGCGAGTGCGGCGCGCCGGCCACCAGCGGGCGATGCGCGATCACACCTGGCAGCGGCGCTATCTCACGCTGTTCGCCGAGCTCGCCTCGCGCCGCGTCATCCGCGGCGACTGA